From the genome of uncultured Bacteroides sp.:
CCCAGTGCTGAAAAACATACGTATAAAGTATCAGGCAAACTAAGTATAGTTTTGCTGCAGCGCCAACTAAACGGGAAAGCAAAAAGAATGAAGCTCCTGTTTTATAAGCTCTGTTGCCTATGCGTGTGCCTAAATAGGTGTATATACTGGTAAGATTCAGCTTGTAGTAAAGGGGAAGGAGTATATGTGCAACGATCAGATAACCAAAAAAGAAACCGAAAACCGTTTGCATGTAAGTCATATCAATACCCCGAACCATTCCGGGAACAGAAACAAAAGTAACCCCCGAAATAGAAGCTCCTATCATTCCAAATGATACTATATACCAAGGCGATTTGTTTTCTCCTTTAAAGAAAGCCGCGTTGCTTCCTCCTTTTCGTCCTGTGATGCGGGCTATAATCAAGAGAATCCCGAAATAAAGAGCTATGGTTAGTAATATATAGTAACTGTTCATAAATTACATTTTGAATGTGCAAAGGTAGGAATTAATTTTTTATCTTTGCGCTGACAATTGAGAAATGTATTTATGAATCAACAATATCCATCGGCTTTGCTTGAAAAAGCAGTAGGGGAGTTCGCTAAATTACCGGGTATAGGCAAGAAAACAGCTATGAGGCTGGTTCTTCACCTTTTACGTCAGGAGTCATCGGTAGTAGAGGCTTTTGGCAATGCCATTGTTACGCTGAAAAGAGAGGTGAAGTATTGCAATGTATGTCACAATATTTCGGATACAGATACCTGTCAGCTTTGTTCCAATCCGCTCAGAGATGCTTCCTCTGTTTGTGTAGTGGAGAATATCCGCGATGTGATGGCTGTTGAGGCTACCCAGCAATTTAAAGGATTATACCATGTGTTGGGAGGGGTAATATCGCCCATGGATGGTGTAGGACCGAGTGATTTACAGATAGAAAGCCTGGTAAAACGAGTTGAAGAGGGAAGTGTAAAAGAGGTGATTCTTGCGCTGAGCTCTACAATGGAAGGAGATACAACAAACTTCTATATATTCCGGAAGCTGGCTAAGGCGAACGTTAAACTGAGTGTCATCGCAAGAGGTATTTCCATTGGAGATGAACTGGAATACACCGATGAAGTAACGTTGGGACGCTCTATTGTCAACCGGACAACATTTACAGGAACAGTCTAATAATAAAAAGCATAAATGGATAAGAAAATTAAGGCGGTGAACCGCATCATGCAAACACAATTTGGTATTTATATTGGTATTGCAGTTGTTTTAGTAGTTTTATATCAGTCGGATATCTTTCTCGAAGGAATGTATGCTGATGATTTTATGATGCAATACACTCTGGAAACAGTCGGGATACTTGCCACTATTGCTTTTGTGCCTCTGTCACTGAAATTATTTAGTGTAAAACTGAATAAGGTAATTAAGGGAGCCAATTTTGA
Proteins encoded in this window:
- the recR gene encoding recombination mediator RecR gives rise to the protein MNQQYPSALLEKAVGEFAKLPGIGKKTAMRLVLHLLRQESSVVEAFGNAIVTLKREVKYCNVCHNISDTDTCQLCSNPLRDASSVCVVENIRDVMAVEATQQFKGLYHVLGGVISPMDGVGPSDLQIESLVKRVEEGSVKEVILALSSTMEGDTTNFYIFRKLAKANVKLSVIARGISIGDELEYTDEVTLGRSIVNRTTFTGTV